From Permianibacter aggregans, a single genomic window includes:
- the coaD gene encoding pantetheine-phosphate adenylyltransferase produces the protein MSKIVVYPGTFDPLTNGHADLVERASRLFPKVIVAVAAHTSKKTLFSLEERVAMTKQVMGDIEHVEVVGFEGLLADFARQCKASALLRGLRAVSDFEYEFQLANMNRRLAPEIESLFLTPSEHLSFISSTLVREIALLGGDVSAFVHPAVAAALKAKAAERQASKKVV, from the coding sequence ATGAGCAAAATCGTTGTTTACCCCGGCACCTTTGATCCGCTGACCAATGGCCACGCCGATTTGGTCGAGCGCGCCTCGCGTCTGTTTCCGAAAGTGATCGTCGCGGTCGCGGCACACACCAGCAAGAAAACGCTATTTTCGCTGGAAGAGCGGGTGGCGATGACCAAGCAGGTCATGGGTGATATCGAGCACGTTGAGGTGGTCGGGTTCGAAGGTTTGCTGGCGGATTTTGCCCGCCAGTGCAAAGCCAGTGCCTTGCTGCGCGGCTTGCGCGCCGTGTCGGATTTTGAATACGAATTTCAGCTGGCCAATATGAACCGCCGGCTGGCGCCGGAAATCGAAAGTCTGTTCCTGACACCAAGTGAGCACCTGTCGTTTATTTCCTCGACGCTGGTTCGGGAAATTGCCTTGCTCGGCGGCGATGTTTCGGCGTTCGTGCATCCGGCGGTCGCCGCTGCATTGAAAGCCAAAGCGGCCGAACGCCAGGCCAGCAAAAAAGTGGTTTGA
- a CDS encoding YfhL family 4Fe-4S dicluster ferredoxin: MSLMITDECINCDVCEPECPNNAIYQGPEIYEIDPDKCTECVGHYDEPQCVQVCPVECIPVGKEESREVLAARYTALTGNPCPS, translated from the coding sequence ATGTCACTGATGATTACTGACGAATGCATCAACTGTGATGTCTGCGAACCGGAATGCCCGAATAACGCCATTTATCAAGGCCCGGAAATCTACGAAATCGACCCGGACAAATGCACCGAATGCGTCGGTCATTATGACGAGCCTCAATGCGTGCAAGTCTGCCCGGTCGAATGTATTCCGGTCGGCAAGGAAGAGTCGCGCGAGGTGTTGGCGGCTCGCTATACAGCATTGACCGGCAACCCTTGCCCAAGCTAA
- a CDS encoding PilZ domain-containing protein produces the protein MRKLHVKRAERLPAAFKVEMSWQEIVAQLLTRDISDTGIFLAAERGSYPPVGTVVKVRLQGNLGCGEEPPTLSMRIVREADDGIGLMFVDERDE, from the coding sequence ATGAGAAAACTCCATGTGAAGCGTGCGGAGCGGCTGCCGGCCGCCTTTAAAGTGGAAATGAGCTGGCAGGAAATTGTTGCCCAGTTATTGACCCGTGATATCTCCGACACTGGCATTTTTCTGGCCGCCGAGCGCGGCAGTTACCCACCGGTCGGCACCGTCGTCAAAGTGAGGCTGCAAGGGAATTTGGGATGTGGTGAAGAGCCACCCACGCTGTCAATGCGCATCGTGCGCGAAGCCGACGACGGCATTGGCCTGATGTTCGTTGATGAACGCGACGAGTAG
- a CDS encoding saccharopine dehydrogenase family protein, whose translation MAANDFKKVLVLGGGKIGVAITAMLSSTGEYDVTVGDMRAVNFDLPHVKTRIVDASSESSLAEAMKDTDVVINALPFFAAKNVAKAAAIHNVHYFDLTEDVAATNAIREIGKTAETALMPQCGLAPGFIGIAGFDLASQFDKLQDVKMRVGALTRFPTNALKYNLTWSTDGLINEYCEPCDAIINGEYVKVQPLEGLETLMIDGDEFEAFNTSGGLGTLCETLQGKVRNLDYKTMRFPGHNSILKLLINDLRMIDKRDTLKDIFEHALPYTAQDMVVVFVSVTGWKDGKYQQKTFASRIFPKTVAGIEMTAIQLTTAGGICAAMELMREGKLPRKGFVAQEQVKLDDFLANRWGGLYNN comes from the coding sequence ATGGCCGCGAATGATTTCAAAAAAGTGTTGGTACTGGGTGGTGGCAAAATCGGGGTCGCGATCACTGCGATGCTGTCGTCGACCGGTGAATACGACGTAACCGTCGGCGATATGCGCGCGGTCAATTTCGACCTGCCACATGTCAAAACCCGTATTGTCGATGCCAGCAGCGAATCGTCCCTGGCCGAGGCGATGAAAGACACTGATGTCGTGATCAACGCGCTGCCATTCTTTGCCGCCAAGAATGTTGCCAAGGCAGCGGCCATTCATAACGTTCATTACTTCGACTTGACTGAAGATGTCGCGGCGACCAATGCCATCCGTGAAATTGGCAAAACCGCCGAAACGGCACTGATGCCGCAGTGCGGCCTGGCACCGGGCTTTATCGGTATTGCCGGGTTTGATCTGGCCAGCCAGTTCGACAAGCTGCAGGACGTCAAAATGCGCGTCGGCGCGCTGACCCGCTTTCCGACCAACGCCCTGAAATACAACCTGACCTGGAGCACCGACGGTCTGATCAACGAGTATTGCGAGCCTTGCGATGCCATTATCAATGGCGAGTACGTCAAAGTGCAGCCACTCGAAGGTCTGGAAACCTTGATGATCGACGGCGATGAATTTGAAGCCTTCAATACCTCCGGTGGTCTCGGCACGCTGTGCGAAACCCTGCAGGGCAAGGTCCGCAACCTCGACTACAAAACCATGCGTTTCCCTGGCCACAACAGCATTCTGAAGCTGCTGATCAACGACCTGCGCATGATCGACAAGCGTGACACGCTGAAAGACATCTTTGAGCATGCGCTTCCTTACACGGCCCAGGACATGGTTGTTGTGTTCGTCAGTGTTACCGGCTGGAAAGACGGCAAGTATCAGCAAAAGACCTTTGCTTCGCGTATTTTCCCGAAAACCGTTGCCGGTATCGAAATGACCGCGATTCAGCTGACCACAGCCGGTGGCATCTGCGCCGCCATGGAGCTGATGCGCGAAGGCAAGCTGCCGCGCAAGGGCTTTGTTGCCCAGGAGCAGGTCAAGCTGGACGACTTCCTGGCCAACCGCTGGGGCGGTTTGTACAACAACTAA
- a CDS encoding patatin-like phospholipase family protein, with protein sequence MSSSSSLAGWLRAEPFTLTLGSGFFGFFAHFGVLKALLERELKPARLTGASSGALIAGSYAAGMTVSEIEQLLFSLRREDFWDPGLGLGLLKGELFRRRMRETFPCQRLEETKLPLALSVYNLNDQTTEVLEYGDLVDAVYASCALPLLFQPLKRQGVRLADGGIKDRPALAGVAENERVLIHHIASKSPWRRASDPALVPPQRPNGTTISLLGLTRVSPFRLEQGPEAFRQAYRLTSQLLDRNWSNLMPETSAK encoded by the coding sequence ATGTCCTCTAGTTCCAGTCTGGCCGGCTGGTTACGCGCCGAACCATTCACGCTGACGCTCGGCTCCGGCTTTTTCGGCTTCTTTGCCCATTTCGGTGTCTTGAAAGCGCTGCTTGAGCGCGAGTTGAAGCCGGCTCGTTTAACCGGAGCCAGCTCTGGAGCTTTGATCGCCGGCAGTTACGCGGCCGGTATGACCGTCAGCGAAATCGAACAACTGCTGTTTTCGCTGCGCCGAGAGGACTTCTGGGATCCGGGTCTTGGACTTGGTTTATTGAAAGGCGAGCTATTCCGGCGTCGGATGCGTGAAACCTTTCCTTGTCAGCGTCTGGAAGAAACCAAGCTGCCGTTGGCGCTGTCGGTCTACAACCTCAATGACCAGACCACCGAAGTGCTGGAATACGGCGATTTGGTCGATGCCGTCTACGCCAGTTGCGCGCTACCGTTATTGTTTCAGCCGCTAAAGCGCCAAGGCGTGCGCCTGGCCGATGGTGGTATCAAGGACCGGCCGGCACTGGCCGGTGTCGCGGAAAACGAACGGGTGTTGATCCATCATATCGCCAGCAAATCGCCATGGCGGCGCGCTTCCGACCCGGCCTTGGTTCCACCGCAGAGGCCTAATGGCACTACCATCAGTCTGCTTGGTTTGACCCGTGTCAGCCCGTTCCGACTGGAGCAAGGGCCGGAGGCATTTCGGCAGGCTTACCGCCTGACTTCCCAGTTGCTGGACCGGAACTGGTCCAATCTTATGCCGGAAACATCGGCGAAATGA
- a CDS encoding outer membrane beta-barrel protein gives MISSRKARIHAMLFVALSFGGVAKAEQFYVGFSYLANYAEIDVQHINQQRVEENLEPVSIRSHGAARPVMTFGYQVLPQVGLQVSYAHDIRFSNDPNCFLICGLDPDLSYEMNVKQVDLSARFEQPFGRGRWYGFAIAGASLIEERLYSEQFADAQQTLIISSTEKQKESTWHAGIGIEWRFSKLVGLQLSHQYTDFHDLRLSALTWKARF, from the coding sequence ATGATTTCAAGTCGTAAAGCGCGTATTCACGCAATGCTTTTTGTTGCCTTGAGTTTCGGCGGCGTGGCCAAGGCCGAGCAGTTCTATGTTGGTTTCAGTTACCTGGCAAATTATGCCGAAATCGATGTCCAACACATCAACCAACAACGGGTCGAAGAAAATCTTGAGCCGGTTAGTATCCGTTCACATGGGGCCGCTCGGCCGGTAATGACATTCGGATACCAGGTATTACCGCAAGTGGGTTTGCAAGTTAGTTATGCCCACGACATCCGGTTTTCCAATGATCCGAATTGCTTTCTGATTTGCGGTCTGGATCCAGACTTGTCATACGAAATGAACGTTAAACAAGTCGACCTCAGTGCGCGTTTTGAGCAGCCATTCGGGAGAGGCCGTTGGTATGGGTTTGCGATTGCTGGCGCCAGTCTGATTGAGGAAAGACTTTATTCGGAACAGTTTGCCGACGCACAACAAACCTTGATCATCTCAAGCACCGAAAAACAAAAGGAATCCACTTGGCATGCCGGTATCGGTATCGAGTGGCGTTTCTCCAAACTTGTTGGGCTGCAGTTAAGCCATCAGTACACCGACTTTCATGATCTACGATTAAGTGCACTGACCTGGAAGGCGAGATTTTAG
- a CDS encoding Lrp/AsnC family transcriptional regulator yields MQELDEIDRQLLSLLKANARSPTTTLAKQLGLARTTVLARIQRLEKSGVIAGYGVRLGQAENDRSLRAYCALFVEPKAGPQVVKRLERFPEIESLAAVSGVWDYMALLRAESPERLDKVLDEIGAIEGVKQTTTAVLLARKIDRRG; encoded by the coding sequence ATGCAGGAACTTGATGAGATTGACCGCCAGCTGCTTTCGCTGCTGAAAGCCAATGCCCGCAGCCCGACCACGACGCTGGCCAAGCAGCTAGGTCTTGCCCGAACCACCGTGCTGGCCCGTATCCAGCGGCTGGAAAAATCCGGGGTGATCGCCGGTTATGGTGTACGACTCGGCCAGGCCGAAAATGACCGGTCGTTGCGGGCGTACTGTGCGCTGTTCGTCGAACCCAAGGCCGGCCCGCAGGTGGTCAAACGCCTGGAGCGCTTTCCGGAAATCGAATCACTGGCCGCCGTTTCCGGCGTCTGGGATTACATGGCACTGCTCCGGGCCGAAAGCCCGGAGCGGCTGGATAAGGTATTGGATGAAATTGGCGCCATTGAAGGCGTCAAACAGACGACGACGGCGGTCTTGCTGGCTCGGAAAATCGACCGGCGCGGTTAA
- a CDS encoding GMC family oxidoreductase: MNLSLDYNADQFDSGWPVHNGEQLQGEQNFSADVIIIGSGAGGGISAEILSNAGINVLIVEEGPLRTAKDFRMREDEAYADLYQEAAARKTKDKAINILQGRSVGGSTTVNWTSSFRTPAATLDYWQQHFASEHCDSDTLKPWFEQVEQRLAISPWPVDPNENNRVLRDGAAALGWSYGVIARNVKGCANLGYCGMGCPMNAKQSMLTTTIPTALANGASLLNRVRVTRLIHDGKTVLAAEARAINQHGQVKPDTRIHLTAKHFILAGGAINTPALLLRSQVPDPFHRIGQRTFLHPVAISVAKMPQEVRADAGAPQSIYSDQFTFADGVAGRLGYKLEVPPIHPLIASTILLRHGQPHAAFMRELKYINATLALMRDGFHPESTGGTVALDRYGDAVLDYPLNSYLWDGIRRSLLSMTELQFAAGANEVLPLHLDALPAKNVAEAKAMIQRLPMQALRMQLFSAHVMGGCAFGEDRTKTVCDSAGRLRYLDNVSVHDGSLFPTSLGVNPQLTIYALIAKLSSALIARL; this comes from the coding sequence ATGAATCTCTCGCTCGATTACAACGCCGATCAATTTGATTCCGGTTGGCCAGTGCACAACGGTGAGCAGCTGCAAGGCGAGCAGAACTTTTCTGCCGATGTCATCATCATCGGCAGTGGCGCTGGCGGCGGCATCAGCGCAGAAATACTGAGCAATGCTGGAATCAACGTATTGATCGTCGAAGAAGGGCCGCTGCGCACTGCAAAAGATTTTCGGATGCGCGAAGACGAGGCCTATGCCGATCTGTATCAGGAAGCGGCGGCGCGCAAAACCAAAGATAAAGCGATCAATATATTGCAGGGCCGAAGTGTTGGCGGTTCAACCACCGTTAACTGGACATCGAGCTTCCGTACACCAGCAGCAACGCTGGATTACTGGCAACAACATTTCGCCAGCGAACACTGTGACAGCGACACGCTGAAACCCTGGTTCGAACAAGTCGAACAGCGTTTGGCAATATCGCCATGGCCGGTGGACCCAAACGAAAACAATCGCGTGCTGCGCGATGGTGCTGCGGCACTTGGTTGGTCGTACGGTGTCATCGCTCGTAACGTTAAAGGCTGCGCTAACTTGGGTTATTGCGGCATGGGTTGTCCGATGAATGCCAAGCAGAGCATGTTGACGACGACGATTCCGACAGCGCTGGCCAATGGCGCAAGCTTGCTGAACCGGGTACGTGTCACGCGCTTGATTCATGACGGTAAAACCGTGTTGGCCGCTGAAGCTCGGGCGATCAATCAGCATGGCCAGGTAAAGCCGGATACCCGAATTCATTTGACGGCAAAACATTTCATTCTGGCTGGCGGGGCGATCAATACACCGGCACTTTTGTTGCGCTCACAGGTGCCGGATCCGTTTCATCGCATTGGTCAGCGCACGTTTTTGCACCCGGTAGCGATTTCGGTGGCGAAGATGCCGCAAGAAGTGCGCGCTGATGCCGGCGCACCACAGAGCATTTATTCCGATCAATTCACCTTTGCCGATGGCGTTGCCGGCCGGCTTGGCTACAAGCTCGAAGTGCCGCCGATTCACCCACTGATCGCCTCGACGATTCTGCTTCGTCATGGTCAGCCACATGCGGCGTTCATGCGCGAGCTGAAATACATCAACGCAACCTTGGCGCTGATGCGTGACGGTTTTCATCCGGAATCAACGGGCGGAACGGTGGCGCTGGATCGCTACGGTGATGCCGTGCTTGACTATCCACTGAACAGCTATTTGTGGGATGGCATTCGTCGCTCACTATTGAGCATGACCGAGTTGCAGTTCGCTGCGGGCGCCAACGAAGTTCTGCCCTTGCATCTGGACGCGCTACCGGCGAAAAACGTTGCCGAAGCAAAAGCGATGATTCAACGGTTGCCGATGCAGGCTTTGCGCATGCAGCTGTTCAGTGCCCACGTCATGGGCGGTTGCGCGTTTGGTGAAGATCGCACGAAAACGGTTTGTGACAGCGCTGGCCGTTTGCGCTACCTGGACAATGTCAGCGTGCACGATGGTTCGCTGTTTCCGACCAGCCTTGGCGTCAATCCGCAGCTGACGATTTACGCGCTGATTGCCAAACTCAGCAGTGCGCTGATCGCTAGGCTTTAA
- a CDS encoding SPOR domain-containing protein: protein MVTHTAVTAFHCATPALSQLDDQLQHFCHYGRALTLVIGPPGSGRSHLARRLKQMLSTHLPVALIEAHPLLSADQLNQSTLQQFGLTQYALQNTELSLAISQAAPGRRVLIVDDAQDLGLHLLRALMEAVAAEWEREDPRLCLVLVGDEMLETALAELSFSAIPAEEIQRLHMPAFSLDDATRLATVWAASMAEPEPGRETVRAAWQKSIGRPGTLLSWLSSSGAHMAESHEQDESELDAVEHVSNGQYSLMEKYGWLKLPLIFLGVFTLALILLYQREFNEWISGEEKPAQSTVSGNRESLAIDAQSLSTPDTEPAPLTIVDEGEATTGAESQTEAEQTGGIAVIEPSPVTMLPSETVTRQPEAKPEPKPELKPEQKPEPNSERQPDPVIAKAPATKPEHTAVTSGLSRDEQRLLDASNKYFAVQIIALSDPDGLQSFQRKHDLQEALHYRSQRNGKPWHVLVLAPFADRAAAEKARDSLPAEVRKQGPWIKSLAAIQQEINAAGHQR, encoded by the coding sequence ATGGTCACCCATACGGCCGTCACCGCGTTTCATTGCGCCACGCCGGCTCTGTCACAACTCGATGATCAGTTGCAGCATTTTTGTCATTACGGTCGCGCGTTGACATTGGTGATCGGTCCGCCGGGCAGTGGTCGCAGTCATCTGGCCCGTCGTCTGAAACAAATGCTGTCGACGCATTTGCCGGTGGCGCTGATTGAGGCGCATCCGCTGTTGAGCGCCGATCAGCTCAATCAAAGCACATTGCAGCAGTTTGGCTTGACGCAGTATGCGTTGCAGAACACTGAACTATCACTGGCAATCAGTCAGGCAGCTCCGGGGCGGCGAGTGTTGATTGTTGATGATGCCCAAGACCTTGGTTTGCATTTGCTGCGGGCATTGATGGAGGCAGTTGCCGCCGAATGGGAACGCGAAGATCCGCGTTTGTGCCTGGTGTTGGTTGGCGATGAAATGCTGGAAACGGCGTTGGCTGAATTATCGTTCAGTGCCATTCCGGCGGAAGAGATCCAGCGTCTGCATATGCCGGCTTTTTCGTTGGATGATGCGACGCGACTGGCCACGGTTTGGGCCGCCTCGATGGCCGAACCGGAACCCGGGCGTGAAACGGTGCGCGCGGCGTGGCAAAAAAGTATTGGTCGACCCGGAACCTTGTTGAGTTGGTTAAGTTCATCTGGAGCGCATATGGCTGAGTCGCACGAACAGGACGAATCGGAACTGGATGCCGTCGAACACGTCAGCAACGGCCAGTATTCTTTGATGGAAAAATACGGCTGGTTGAAATTGCCGCTGATTTTTCTTGGGGTGTTCACCCTGGCGCTGATTCTGCTTTATCAGCGTGAATTCAATGAATGGATTAGCGGTGAAGAAAAGCCTGCACAAAGCACGGTGTCAGGCAACCGGGAAAGTCTGGCGATTGATGCGCAATCCCTCTCCACACCTGATACTGAGCCAGCACCGCTGACCATCGTTGATGAAGGTGAAGCAACCACTGGCGCCGAGTCGCAAACTGAGGCCGAGCAAACCGGTGGCATCGCCGTTATCGAGCCATCGCCTGTTACCATGTTGCCAAGCGAAACCGTGACACGTCAGCCGGAGGCGAAACCGGAGCCGAAGCCTGAACTGAAACCGGAGCAAAAACCAGAACCGAATTCAGAACGTCAGCCAGACCCCGTGATAGCAAAAGCGCCAGCAACCAAACCGGAGCATACCGCCGTCACGTCCGGATTGAGTCGCGACGAGCAGCGCTTGCTGGACGCCAGCAATAAATATTTTGCAGTACAGATCATCGCGCTGAGCGATCCGGATGGTCTGCAAAGCTTCCAACGAAAACATGATTTGCAAGAGGCCCTGCATTATCGTAGTCAGCGCAATGGCAAGCCCTGGCACGTGCTGGTGTTGGCGCCATTTGCCGATCGCGCGGCGGCCGAAAAGGCACGTGACAGCTTGCCGGCCGAGGTGCGCAAACAAGGTCCATGGATCAAGTCTTTGGCCGCGATTCAGCAGGAAATCAACGCCGCTGGCCATCAACGCTGA
- a CDS encoding coniferyl aldehyde dehydrogenase produces MTDSILRERFNRMQQAFRQEPYPSLDHRRDRLNRLLQLLKKHQKEIAEAIDEDFGQRSTTETSIVDLYPSIEEIRHTRSQLRRWMKVRKVSVPLSLKPGRAKILPQPLGVVGIIVPWNYPIFLLFGPLCNALAAGNVCMIKPSEFTPAYGALMSRLFAEYFSSDEVAIIEGGVDVAEAFSRLPFNHLLFTGSTAVGKKVMKAAAEHLTPVTLELGGKSPAIVSEHFSLKTAANRLISTKLTNAGQTCIAPDYVLIPFGQEKAFLTEAKKVAASRYPDWPGKDYCQIIDERQRQRIMDILADAEKKGAEVIKLIDAEDSERFVVPRIVFNSHDQMRLMQEELFAPILPVLSYRAMIDAIQYINDRPRPLALYLFSDHEQEQWQVLQETHAGGVTINDCLVHCGVSALPFGGIGPSGIGQYHGEAGFNTFSHLKSVFKQSSLSGVPMMYPPYNGLTRWLVKLLIR; encoded by the coding sequence GTGACCGACTCAATACTTCGCGAACGCTTCAACCGGATGCAACAGGCGTTTCGCCAGGAACCGTATCCCTCCCTTGATCATCGCCGCGATCGCTTGAATCGTTTGCTGCAGTTGCTGAAAAAACATCAAAAAGAAATTGCCGAGGCGATTGACGAGGATTTTGGTCAGCGCTCAACAACCGAAACCTCGATCGTCGATCTCTACCCCAGCATCGAAGAGATTCGTCATACTCGCAGTCAACTGCGGCGCTGGATGAAAGTGCGCAAAGTGTCGGTGCCGCTGTCATTGAAACCGGGCCGGGCAAAAATTCTGCCGCAGCCGCTTGGTGTCGTCGGCATTATCGTGCCGTGGAACTACCCCATCTTTCTGTTGTTCGGTCCGCTCTGCAATGCGCTGGCTGCCGGCAATGTCTGCATGATCAAACCCAGTGAGTTTACGCCGGCCTACGGCGCGTTGATGTCACGTTTGTTCGCTGAATATTTTTCTTCCGACGAAGTCGCCATCATTGAAGGTGGTGTTGACGTAGCCGAAGCCTTCAGTCGTTTGCCATTCAACCATCTGCTGTTCACCGGCTCGACCGCCGTCGGCAAAAAAGTCATGAAAGCGGCGGCCGAGCATTTAACCCCCGTCACACTGGAGCTCGGTGGCAAATCCCCGGCGATTGTAAGTGAGCATTTTTCGCTGAAAACCGCCGCCAATCGGTTGATTTCGACCAAGCTGACCAATGCCGGGCAAACCTGCATCGCACCGGATTATGTGTTGATTCCGTTTGGACAGGAAAAAGCGTTTTTGACTGAAGCGAAAAAAGTCGCCGCCAGTCGCTATCCAGACTGGCCCGGAAAGGATTATTGCCAGATCATCGATGAACGCCAGCGCCAGCGCATCATGGATATTCTTGCCGATGCGGAGAAAAAAGGCGCTGAAGTGATCAAGCTGATCGATGCCGAAGACAGCGAACGTTTCGTCGTGCCCCGCATCGTGTTCAACAGCCATGATCAAATGCGCTTGATGCAAGAAGAATTGTTCGCGCCGATTCTACCGGTGCTCAGTTATCGGGCGATGATCGATGCTATTCAGTACATCAATGATCGGCCAAGGCCGCTGGCGCTGTATCTATTTTCCGATCATGAACAGGAACAGTGGCAGGTGTTGCAGGAAACCCATGCCGGTGGCGTCACGATCAATGATTGTCTGGTGCATTGCGGTGTGTCGGCATTGCCGTTTGGTGGCATCGGTCCCAGCGGTATTGGCCAATATCATGGTGAGGCCGGTTTCAATACCTTCTCGCATCTGAAATCCGTGTTCAAACAGTCTTCGCTGAGCGGTGTGCCGATGATGTATCCGCCGTACAATGGCCTGACCCGTTGGCTGGTCAAGCTGCTGATTCGTTAA
- a CDS encoding alpha/beta hydrolase family protein has protein sequence MRKLIHLILLGLALVSGALYAACVDNVVMVHGNAGYPSHWDNTVSELKSRGYQSNQIYRPNWGSKTCPACNDHGSTNLNPVKTAINQALASSCTGKIAVMGHSMGMTLAMKAINSLNIAANVRRFVGIAGAQRGLNSCGVYPYNVWTSTCGSQGLSINSPLIQSVRNKRYASKVYSIKSYADEIVCYGSCYVYGVHTSMIDIQDGSYTFNGYGHFGLLTYTAELQADLLR, from the coding sequence ATGCGCAAACTAATCCATCTGATTTTGCTGGGCCTGGCGCTGGTCAGCGGCGCTTTATATGCCGCCTGTGTCGATAATGTTGTGATGGTCCATGGCAATGCCGGTTACCCGTCTCATTGGGACAACACGGTCAGCGAGTTGAAGTCGCGTGGCTATCAAAGCAACCAGATTTACAGGCCCAACTGGGGTTCGAAAACCTGCCCGGCCTGTAACGACCATGGCAGCACTAACCTGAACCCGGTGAAAACCGCGATCAACCAGGCGCTGGCCAGTTCCTGCACCGGCAAAATTGCCGTCATGGGGCATTCGATGGGCATGACCTTGGCGATGAAAGCCATCAACAGCCTCAATATTGCCGCGAACGTGCGGCGATTTGTCGGAATTGCTGGTGCCCAGCGTGGATTGAATTCCTGCGGCGTCTATCCCTATAACGTCTGGACCAGCACCTGCGGTTCGCAAGGCTTGTCGATCAACTCACCACTGATTCAGTCGGTGCGCAACAAGCGTTATGCCAGCAAGGTCTACTCGATCAAGAGCTACGCCGATGAAATCGTCTGCTATGGTTCCTGTTATGTCTATGGTGTGCACACCAGCATGATCGACATCCAGGATGGCAGCTACACGTTCAACGGCTACGGTCATTTTGGCTTGTTGACTTACACGGCGGAGTTGCAGGCAGATTTGTTGCGCTGA
- the hemE gene encoding uroporphyrinogen decarboxylase, with translation MTTLKNDRYLRAALRQPVDCTPVWMMRQAGRYLPEYKATREQAGSFMSLCSNPDLACEVTLQPLRRFPLDAAILFSDILTVPDAMGLGLSFAAGEGPQFARPVRSEADIRQLPIPDPETELRYVMDAVRTIRRELSGRVPLIGFCGSPWTIATYMVEGSGSKEYAHVKGMLYGNPEAMHALLAKITEASIQYLNAQVAAGAQALMIFDTWGGVLTPSSYQEFSLAYMAKMVANLTREADGRRVPVTLFTKGGGAWLDKMAESGCDVLGVDWTCDLRDARARTQNKVALQGNLDPSVLYAPPEKIREHVGAMLASYGQGPGHIANLGHGIHQFVNPEHAAVFVDAVHEMSRGYHQGLA, from the coding sequence ATGACCACGCTGAAAAACGATCGATATTTACGCGCAGCCCTACGGCAACCGGTGGATTGCACCCCGGTCTGGATGATGCGTCAGGCCGGTCGTTATCTGCCGGAATACAAAGCCACCCGTGAGCAGGCCGGCAGTTTCATGAGCCTGTGCAGCAATCCGGATTTGGCCTGTGAAGTGACGCTGCAGCCTTTGCGCCGCTTTCCGCTCGATGCCGCCATTTTGTTCTCCGATATTCTGACCGTACCGGACGCCATGGGTTTGGGGCTGTCGTTTGCGGCCGGCGAAGGTCCGCAGTTTGCCCGCCCGGTACGCAGCGAAGCTGATATCCGTCAACTGCCCATTCCTGATCCGGAAACCGAATTGCGTTACGTCATGGACGCGGTGCGCACGATACGCCGGGAACTGAGCGGCCGGGTGCCGTTGATTGGCTTTTGCGGCAGTCCGTGGACGATTGCGACCTATATGGTGGAAGGCTCGGGCAGCAAGGAATACGCGCACGTCAAAGGCATGCTCTATGGCAATCCGGAGGCAATGCACGCACTGCTGGCAAAGATTACGGAAGCCAGCATCCAGTACCTGAATGCCCAAGTTGCGGCCGGTGCCCAGGCGCTGATGATTTTTGACACCTGGGGTGGCGTGCTGACACCGAGCAGCTACCAGGAGTTTTCGCTGGCTTACATGGCGAAAATGGTCGCCAACCTAACCCGCGAAGCGGATGGTCGGCGCGTGCCGGTGACGCTATTCACCAAAGGCGGTGGAGCCTGGCTCGATAAAATGGCCGAGTCCGGTTGTGATGTGCTCGGCGTTGATTGGACCTGTGATCTGCGTGATGCCCGCGCCCGAACCCAAAACAAAGTGGCGCTGCAAGGGAATCTTGATCCGTCGGTATTGTATGCACCGCCGGAAAAAATTCGCGAGCATGTCGGTGCAATGTTGGCGAGTTACGGTCAAGGTCCGGGCCATATCGCCAACCTCGGTCACGGCATTCATCAGTTCGTCAATCCGGAACATGCGGCGGTGTTTGTTGATGCTGTGCACGAAATGTCGCGGGGTTATCATCAGGGCTTGGCCTGA
- a CDS encoding cold-shock protein — translation MATGTVKWFNESKGFGFITPDGGGDDVFAHFSAIQVKGFKVLREGQKVTFDITQGQKGKQASNIVPQD, via the coding sequence ATGGCAACTGGTACAGTTAAATGGTTTAATGAGTCCAAAGGTTTTGGTTTTATTACTCCAGACGGCGGCGGCGATGATGTGTTTGCACACTTCTCTGCCATTCAAGTCAAAGGCTTCAAAGTGCTGCGCGAAGGCCAAAAAGTGACGTTTGACATCACTCAAGGTCAGAAAGGCAAGCAAGCTTCCAATATCGTTCCGCAGGATTAA